The region CCGACGCGGTGGAATGGCTCGCCGACAAGTACCTCGCCGAGGAGCCGATCTCGACCGACGAACTGAAGCGGGCGATCCGCGAGGCGACCGTCGCCGGGCGGCTCGTGCCGGTCCTCTGCGGCGCCGCGCTGCGCGACCTCGGCATCCGGCCGATCCTCGACGCCGTCTGCGACTACCTTCCCGCGCCGATCGACCGCCCGCCCGCCGCGGGCGAGGATCCGGAGAACGGCGGGACGGTCGTCTGTCCCGCGTCGCTCGAGGCGCCGTTCGCCGCGCTCGTCTTCAAGGTCGTCGCGGCGCCGAACACCGACTTCTACTGGCTGCGCGTCTACTCCGGCTCGCTCTCCAGCGAGGACCGCTGCTACAACCCGCGCACCAAGACGCGCCTCCGCCTGCGCCGGCTGCTGCGGATCCACGCCGACCGCACCGAGCCGGTGGACCGCGCCGAGTGCGGGGACATCGTCGCCGTCCCGGGGCTGAAGGACGTCGCCAACGGCGACACGCTCTGCGCGCCGGAGAAGCCCGTCGTCTTCGAGGCGATCCAGTTCCCGCAGACGGTCGTCTCGGTGGCCGTCGAGGCCCGCACCTCGGCCGACCGCGAGAAGCTGCTCGAGGTCGTCGCGCGCCTCACGCGCGAGGACCCGACGTTCACCTACCACACCGACGAGGAGACGGGACAGCTGATCCTCTCCGGCATGGGCGAGCTGCACCTCGAGGTGCTGCGCAACCGGATGCAGCGCGACTTCAACGTCGCCGCCCGCTTCGGCCGTCCCCGCGTGTCGTACCGCGAGACGGTGGCCGGCCCGGCGCGCGGCGTCGGGGACTTCGAGAAGCGGATGGGGGACGCGCTCGTCTCCGCGCGCGCCGAGGTGGACGTCGAGCCGCGGCCGCGCTCGGCCGGGGACCGCTCGCAGCCGCCGGTCGAGGTCGAGCTGGCCGGCGGGGCTGCGGCGCTTCCGCCGGCGCTGCAGCGCGAGGCGCTGGAGATCGTCGCCAACGCCTGCGCGGCGGGCGGCGGCTACGGCTACCCGGTGGTGGACGTCAAGGTGAAGGTGCTCGACGTGCAGCTCGGCGAGCCGCCCGATCCGCTCGTCCCGCTGCTCGCCTCGCTGACGATGGCGATGCGCGACGCCTTCGAGAAGGCCGGCTCGGTCGTGCTCGAGCCGGTGATGCGGCTCGAGGCGCGCGCGCCGGAGGAGTTCCTCGGCGCGGTGATGAAGGACCTCGGCGCGCGCCGCGCCGAGATCCGCGAGACGTCGCTCGTCGGGAACCTCGCCGTCGTCCGCGGGCGCGCGCCGCTCGCCGAGATGTTCGGCTACTCGACGCAGATCCGCTCGCTGACGCAGGGACGCGGCGTCTTCTCGCTCGAGCCGTTCGACTACCAGGCCGTCCCCGGGCACATCGCCGAGCGCGACCACACGCTCCTCTGAGGCGTCCTCCAATCCTTCCCGCGCCGCCGCCGGCGCCGCTCCGCGCGGCGCTTGACGCCCTCCCCGCGCCGTCTTAGGAACTGCCTGCCGCGGCGGAAAGAGGCCGCGGACGACGCGACGAAGCGCAGGAGGAAAACACCATGACGTACATGACCATCGAACCGCTGCGCAACTTGGCCCGGATGCAGAACGAGATGGCGCGCGCGATGAGCGAGGCTTTCGAGCAGGTCGGCGGGCGCGGAAGCGCGGACGGCTTCGTGCCGCCGGTGGACATCGTCGAAAGCAAGGAGTCGGTCGTGCTGCTCGCCGATTTGCCGGGCGTGAAGCTCGAGGACGTGGACGTTTCGGTCGAGAACCGCACGCTGACCCTGTCCGGCGAGCGCAAGCCGGGCGAGGACGCGAAGGACGGCGACGCGTTCCGCTGCGAACGGCCGGTCGGGCGCTTCACGCGCACCTTCTCGCTGCCGGCGACGGTGGACGTCGCGCGGATCAGCGCCGACGCGGCGGACGGCGTGCTGCGGATCTCGATTCCGAAGGCGGCCGACGCGCGGCCGCGCCGGATCGAGATCGCGCGGCGTTGAC is a window of bacterium DNA encoding:
- the fusA gene encoding elongation factor G, which produces MLLKPLERVRNIGIIAHIDAGKTTTTERFLYYAGLTHKIGEVHDGEAVMDFRPDERERGITISAAATTFIWNDHQVNLIDTPGHVDFTAEVERSLRALDGAVVIFSGVEGVEPQSETVWRQADRYGVPRVAFINKLDRVGADHERALADMEAKLGARAAFVNLPHGLEDRLDGVVDLLEMKLLVFDAESHGRELEARAIPADAADAAAAARERLVEKTADAVEWLADKYLAEEPISTDELKRAIREATVAGRLVPVLCGAALRDLGIRPILDAVCDYLPAPIDRPPAAGEDPENGGTVVCPASLEAPFAALVFKVVAAPNTDFYWLRVYSGSLSSEDRCYNPRTKTRLRLRRLLRIHADRTEPVDRAECGDIVAVPGLKDVANGDTLCAPEKPVVFEAIQFPQTVVSVAVEARTSADREKLLEVVARLTREDPTFTYHTDEETGQLILSGMGELHLEVLRNRMQRDFNVAARFGRPRVSYRETVAGPARGVGDFEKRMGDALVSARAEVDVEPRPRSAGDRSQPPVEVELAGGAAALPPALQREALEIVANACAAGGGYGYPVVDVKVKVLDVQLGEPPDPLVPLLASLTMAMRDAFEKAGSVVLEPVMRLEARAPEEFLGAVMKDLGARRAEIRETSLVGNLAVVRGRAPLAEMFGYSTQIRSLTQGRGVFSLEPFDYQAVPGHIAERDHTLL
- a CDS encoding Hsp20/alpha crystallin family protein — its product is MTYMTIEPLRNLARMQNEMARAMSEAFEQVGGRGSADGFVPPVDIVESKESVVLLADLPGVKLEDVDVSVENRTLTLSGERKPGEDAKDGDAFRCERPVGRFTRTFSLPATVDVARISADAADGVLRISIPKAADARPRRIEIARR